One window of the Nicotiana tabacum cultivar K326 chromosome 4, ASM71507v2, whole genome shotgun sequence genome contains the following:
- the LOC142180036 gene encoding uncharacterized protein LOC142180036 has protein sequence MAGNEVSSLDHTHLLFLQAGDTPGLILIPLKLTRPENYALWSRRMKLALRGKGKPGFVDGSCVKSRYIGELAEQWEKCNAKERFDKLDLTRIYHLWTAIATMRQGIDSVTSYYTKIKDLWDELDVLAPLSSCDCEESRTYVVHLKSQRALQFLMGLNESYDNVRSNILSRRPVVTVNEAYVVVTQEESQRSLGLVDTHSDPLTMLAGRIQGFK, from the exons ATGGCCGGAAATGAGGTAAGCTCACTTGATCACACTCATCTGCTATTTCTCCAAGCAGGAGATACTCCAGGGCTGATTTTAATCCCACTTAAGCTCACAAGGCCAGAGAATTATGCCCTGTGGAGCAGGAGAATGAAATTGGCTCTGCGAGGAAAGGGTAAGCCAGGATTTGTAGACGGATCTTGTGTGAAAAGTAGATACATAGGTGAATTAGCTGAACAATGGGAAAAATGTAACGCGAAA GAAAGGTTTGACAAATTAGACCTCACTAGAATTTATCACCTTTGGACTGCAATTGCAACAATGAGGCAAGGTATAGACTCAGTGACTAGCTACTACACAAAAATAAAAGACCTATGGGATGAATTGGATGTTCTAGCCCCACTATCTTCCTGTGATTGTGAAGAGTCTAGGACATATGTAGTCCACTTAAAGTCACAGCGTGCGCTGCAGTTTCTTATGGGCCTAAATGAGAGCTATGACAATGTGAGAAGCAACATCCTTTCTAGAAGACCAGTTGTGACAGTGAATGAGGCCTATGTTGTTGTTACTCAGGAAGAAAGCCAGAGATCACTAGGTTTAGTGGACACTCATAGTGATCCACTAACTATGCTTGCAGGGAGGATACAAGGCTTTAAGTAG